Proteins from a genomic interval of Endomicrobiales bacterium:
- a CDS encoding TdeIII family type II restriction endonuclease translates to MTQNTLNKKEAIKSIVHASVESFAVGFQGRHEGELQDPEGTLNMKIHNVFIAVLGPEIQYYTALVRSLDSSLGNMLEKMAINIAKLFYDVKQNVEGPLSLKQTQDMAELLEKYKRREITPPTANDYQFLRVKPTEQSLVTKRHDSDYYLIDRLTGENFLIELKIGGDLDNKKARSEKEALLEQFAILSNTLPKGMRIKIFFATAYNRFGEGKPWRQERVRQFFADDELLIGKDFWDFVCKADDGYNIVLEAYKEKADFIKSALDSIKKTYLG, encoded by the coding sequence ATGACACAAAACACATTAAATAAAAAGGAAGCGATAAAATCAATTGTCCATGCTTCAGTTGAATCGTTTGCCGTAGGTTTCCAAGGCAGGCATGAGGGTGAATTACAGGATCCCGAAGGTACCTTGAATATGAAAATTCACAATGTCTTTATTGCTGTTCTTGGACCAGAAATACAATACTACACTGCTCTTGTGCGTTCGCTTGATAGCTCATTGGGTAATATGTTAGAAAAAATGGCAATTAATATTGCGAAATTATTTTATGATGTTAAGCAAAATGTTGAAGGACCTCTTAGTCTTAAACAAACTCAAGATATGGCGGAATTGTTAGAAAAATACAAACGCAGAGAAATAACTCCACCAACAGCAAATGATTATCAATTTTTGCGTGTAAAACCTACTGAACAATCCCTTGTAACCAAAAGACATGACAGTGACTATTATTTAATTGACAGATTAACTGGTGAAAATTTCTTGATTGAGTTAAAAATAGGCGGTGATCTTGACAATAAAAAAGCTCGATCAGAAAAAGAAGCTCTATTAGAGCAATTTGCAATTCTGTCAAACACTTTGCCAAAAGGAATGAGAATAAAGATATTTTTTGCAACCGCTTATAATCGTTTTGGTGAGGGTAAACCATGGCGACAAGAGCGTGTCCGTCAGTTTTTTGCAGATGATGAACTTTTGATTGGAAAGGATTTTTGGGATTTTGTATGCAAGGCTGATGATGGATACAACATTGTTCTTGAGGCCTATAAAGAAAAAGCTGACTTTATTAAAAGCGCGCTAGATTCAATTAAAAAGACTTATCTAGGATAA
- a CDS encoding histidinol-phosphatase — protein sequence MKKIDLHIHTKSTSSDSAFIFNIDRLKEYISNTHLDAIAVTNHNVFDIEQYKLIRDSIGIPVFPGIEIDLDDGHLLLIADISELNDFNSRCSVVTTKNIGPQKSISLPELIEIYHDLSKYILIPHYFKDPAINDRVLQELRNYISAGEVNNPKKFMYCKKTENSLVPVYFSDCRICSEFPGNSIHQTYINCGEISFGSIKGCLRDKNKVSLSLQEGHSLFQVFDNGQELSSGLNVIVGERSTGKSYTLDLINNEFPNIKYIKQFDLVEKNSEKDKENFNKLLSQNHSFVTQEYLKEFAPAVNDVMHINLEENANSVSDYLESLVKHAKESERRDAFASTKLFTEEKFQISNLDGLKELIASVRHLIENDEYRDIINKHVSSLDLRRLIVELMGKYQEKEEERLKKYWLNDLIDEIKNNLHMRSAATKIEEVDLYRIALENEKIKRFNVIVAMIRKERQIVNKDVQGFKIVARIKEFDSASDLKTQSGQKKSFSDAFKTYQRPYEYLKKLRDIDGLPEAEYFRYFAKIEYRILNKDGCEVSGGERSEFNLLREISDAQQYDMLLIDEPESSFDNLFLKKGVNNIIKEISKNTPVVLVTHNSTIGASIKPDYLLYTEKIIVDDKPVYRVYSGFPNDKELKSLDGKSIANIDVTLDCLEAGKSAYDERRRIYADLENP from the coding sequence GTGAAGAAAATTGATTTGCATATTCATACAAAATCAACAAGTAGTGATTCGGCATTTATATTCAATATAGATCGTTTGAAAGAATATATCTCGAACACTCATCTTGATGCAATTGCGGTTACAAATCATAATGTGTTTGATATCGAGCAGTACAAGCTTATTAGAGATTCAATTGGTATTCCTGTTTTTCCTGGAATAGAGATAGATTTAGATGATGGGCATCTTTTGCTGATTGCAGATATAAGCGAATTGAATGATTTTAATTCCCGTTGTTCAGTGGTAACCACCAAAAATATTGGGCCCCAAAAATCAATTTCTTTGCCTGAACTGATTGAAATTTATCATGATTTATCAAAGTACATTTTAATCCCACATTACTTTAAAGACCCAGCAATTAATGATAGAGTGTTGCAAGAATTGAGAAACTATATATCAGCTGGTGAAGTTAATAATCCTAAAAAATTCATGTACTGCAAGAAGACTGAAAACAGTTTGGTGCCTGTATATTTTAGTGATTGTAGAATTTGCTCGGAATTTCCAGGAAATTCTATCCATCAAACATATATAAATTGTGGAGAAATATCATTTGGGTCAATCAAGGGATGTCTGCGTGATAAGAATAAGGTTTCCCTGTCTTTGCAAGAAGGTCATTCATTGTTTCAAGTTTTTGATAATGGGCAAGAACTTTCTTCAGGACTTAATGTTATTGTAGGAGAAAGATCAACAGGAAAATCATATACCTTGGATCTCATAAATAATGAATTCCCAAATATTAAATACATAAAGCAGTTTGATTTGGTCGAAAAGAATAGCGAAAAAGATAAGGAAAATTTTAATAAGCTTTTAAGTCAGAATCATAGTTTTGTAACTCAAGAGTATTTGAAAGAGTTTGCGCCTGCTGTTAATGATGTGATGCATATTAACCTTGAGGAAAATGCTAATTCTGTGTCCGACTATTTAGAATCACTTGTTAAGCACGCCAAAGAATCCGAAAGGCGAGATGCATTCGCAAGTACAAAATTGTTTACAGAAGAAAAGTTTCAGATTTCAAATCTAGATGGCTTAAAGGAATTAATAGCTTCAGTGCGGCATTTAATAGAGAATGATGAGTATAGGGATATTATAAATAAGCATGTGTCATCTTTGGATTTAAGAAGGTTAATTGTTGAGCTAATGGGGAAGTATCAAGAAAAAGAAGAAGAAAGATTAAAGAAATATTGGTTGAATGACCTGATTGATGAAATCAAAAATAATCTCCACATGCGTTCAGCTGCAACAAAAATTGAGGAAGTGGATTTGTATAGAATTGCATTAGAAAATGAAAAGATTAAAAGATTTAATGTTATTGTTGCTATGATTCGTAAAGAGCGTCAGATAGTAAATAAAGATGTTCAGGGATTTAAGATTGTCGCTAGAATTAAAGAGTTTGATAGTGCCAGTGACCTAAAGACCCAAAGTGGTCAAAAGAAATCTTTTAGTGATGCGTTTAAAACGTATCAACGTCCATATGAGTATCTTAAAAAATTGAGAGATATTGATGGATTGCCTGAAGCAGAATATTTTCGATACTTCGCTAAAATTGAGTATCGTATACTAAATAAAGATGGCTGCGAAGTCTCTGGTGGTGAAAGGTCTGAATTTAATCTGTTGCGCGAAATAAGTGATGCACAACAGTATGATATGCTGTTGATTGACGAGCCAGAATCATCGTTTGATAATTTATTTCTTAAAAAAGGAGTAAATAATATCATCAAAGAAATATCCAAAAACACACCAGTTGTGCTAGTGACACATAATAGCACGATCGGAGCATCCATAAAACCAGATTATTTACTATATACAGAAAAGATTATTGTTGACGATAAACCTGTGTATCGTGTTTATTCGGGATTTCCAAATGATAAAGAGTTAAAATCATTAGATGGAAAGAGTATTGCAAATATTGATGTTACTTTGGATTGTCTTGAGGCAGGAAAGTCGGCATATGATGAGAGGAGGAGAATTTATGCAGATCTTGAAAATCCATGA
- a CDS encoding DUF2130 domain-containing protein: MEISIKTKFEKEYESKLVDERKQLLDKAKKEAVDSVKVELSDLKEQVAEKSKKLEESQKQELDLRKRERMLAEKEELAKKEYEDKEKQLQAKFLTERKQIEDKVKKEVESSQSVLLADLKEQLDEKNKVLESAQQLELELRKQQRKLEDDKKSFELEMVRKLDGERKAIAEKISNDIADEHRLKDAEKDKQMTDMLKQIEDLKRKAEQGSQQAQGEVLELEIEHILKENFPFDEIIPVSKGVKGGDVIHTVKTQSGRVCGKILWETKRTKVWSDGWIIKLKDDQREAKADLSVIVSEILPKGLHHFRQIDDVWVTDIPSTLSLAFALRVVLTQVAKTQEVQTGKEEKKEIVYNYLTGIEFRNRVQAIIESFVTMKGDLDSEKRAMAKIWAQREKQIEKITLNIAGMHGDLEGIVGASLPAVKILELSANNEDGKV, from the coding sequence ATGGAAATTTCCATTAAAACAAAGTTTGAAAAGGAATATGAGAGTAAGCTTGTGGATGAGCGGAAGCAATTGCTGGATAAGGCAAAAAAAGAGGCCGTAGATTCAGTTAAAGTGGAGTTGTCAGATTTAAAAGAACAAGTAGCAGAGAAAAGTAAAAAGCTTGAAGAAAGCCAGAAGCAAGAACTTGATCTGCGCAAAAGAGAAAGAATGTTGGCTGAGAAAGAAGAGCTTGCCAAAAAGGAGTATGAAGACAAAGAGAAGCAATTACAAGCTAAGTTTCTAACTGAAAGAAAACAGATTGAAGATAAGGTTAAGAAGGAAGTTGAAAGTAGCCAAAGCGTTCTTCTTGCCGATTTGAAAGAACAACTGGATGAAAAGAATAAAGTTTTAGAGAGTGCCCAGCAATTGGAACTGGAACTTCGCAAGCAGCAGCGTAAACTGGAAGATGATAAGAAGTCATTTGAGCTTGAAATGGTTCGTAAGCTTGATGGGGAAAGAAAGGCCATAGCTGAAAAGATCAGTAATGACATAGCAGACGAGCATAGGCTTAAGGATGCAGAAAAAGACAAACAAATGACGGATATGTTAAAGCAAATTGAGGACTTGAAGCGGAAAGCGGAGCAAGGGTCACAGCAGGCCCAGGGAGAGGTTCTTGAGCTTGAAATAGAACATATTCTTAAAGAGAACTTCCCATTTGATGAAATCATTCCTGTTTCAAAAGGTGTCAAAGGTGGGGATGTTATTCATACAGTCAAAACACAATCCGGACGCGTATGCGGGAAGATTCTATGGGAAACAAAAAGAACAAAAGTTTGGAGTGATGGCTGGATTATAAAGCTTAAAGATGACCAGCGTGAAGCAAAAGCTGATTTGTCAGTGATAGTTTCAGAAATTTTACCTAAGGGATTGCATCATTTCAGACAAATAGATGATGTGTGGGTTACTGATATTCCATCAACATTAAGCCTTGCATTTGCTTTAAGGGTTGTATTGACTCAAGTTGCAAAAACACAAGAAGTTCAAACCGGAAAGGAAGAAAAGAAAGAAATAGTTTATAATTATTTAACTGGAATAGAATTTAGAAATCGTGTACAAGCAATAATTGAATCCTTTGTTACGATGAAAGGTGATCTTGATTCAGAAAAAAGAGCAATGGCAAAAATATGGGCACAAAGAGAAAAACAGATAGAAAAAATTACTCTAAATATTGCTGGAATGCACGGCGACTTAGAAGGAATAGTAGGTGCTTCGTTACCAGCCGTGAAAATACTAGAACTGTCTGCCAATAATGAAGACGGCAAAGTATGA
- a CDS encoding site-specific DNA-methyltransferase: MLENENKIIHGDSIDELKKFPDSTFDLIFADPPYYLQLPKGKRLKRADGSEIIPVDDEWDSFESYEEYDIFTLNWLKECQRVLKPTGTIWVIGMYHNIFRVGKIMQDLGIWFLNDVIWVKIGALPNLNCRRFTNNHETLIWAVKDKKSKGYTFNYQLLKKLNGNKQMKDTDWTFSICRGNERERNESGVKSHPTQKPLKLIQQVLLSASNKGDLILDPFMGSGTTAVVATALGRRWIGIEKEWKYIRVAEKRLKDYIQSKK, from the coding sequence ATGCTAGAAAATGAGAATAAAATTATTCATGGTGATTCCATTGACGAGTTAAAGAAATTCCCGGATAGTACTTTTGATCTCATTTTTGCTGATCCACCATACTATTTACAATTACCAAAAGGGAAAAGACTAAAACGAGCTGATGGTTCAGAAATTATACCTGTTGACGATGAGTGGGATAGTTTTGAGAGTTATGAAGAATATGATATTTTTACCCTAAATTGGCTTAAAGAATGCCAAAGAGTCCTAAAACCAACAGGGACAATTTGGGTTATTGGAATGTATCACAATATTTTTCGTGTTGGAAAAATTATGCAAGACCTTGGCATTTGGTTTTTGAATGATGTCATTTGGGTAAAAATTGGGGCATTGCCGAACCTTAATTGTCGGAGATTTACAAATAATCATGAAACTTTGATTTGGGCTGTTAAAGATAAAAAATCCAAAGGATATACTTTTAATTATCAGCTTTTAAAAAAACTAAATGGAAACAAACAGATGAAAGATACTGATTGGACTTTTTCTATTTGTCGCGGAAATGAGAGAGAACGAAATGAAAGTGGTGTAAAGTCACACCCTACACAAAAACCACTTAAACTTATTCAGCAGGTATTATTGTCTGCAAGCAACAAAGGTGATTTGATCCTCGATCCTTTTATGGGAAGTGGAACAACGGCAGTTGTTGCCACTGCCCTAGGTCGTAGGTGGATTGGAATTGAGAAAGAATGGAAATATATTAGAGTTGCCGAAAAGAGATTAAAAGACTATATACAAAGTAAAAAATAA
- a CDS encoding DNA adenine methylase, producing MHPLIKWPGGKSKEYEQIKSLIPNFSRYIEPFFGGGAIFFNLKSDKAVINDICEELIEFYRFIKGENNKTEFKQCLYDYVDNWEKIPRYLKIFENDLFNLYGEYKADKRTEQGVKEIITHKLKAKEDQFNGLFSKYFALDPNNLFEEIIKNLISKMKRTKQIEKERGALPKGDLHKNIETAFRSGFYMHFRDVMNKNGTKYKTSLAKKIANYYFIREFCYGAMFRFSYRGYFNIPYGGIAYNQKDFRKKVDYIFSDEVEKVFKNTKILNSDFEEILTNKNLTGKDFIFLDPPYDTDFSNYEKKDFDKKDQERLANCLYKTKAKFILIIKKTPFIHDLYSKRVGIIIDSFEKKYLYNMKGRNDRNVEHLIIYNYKLC from the coding sequence ATGCACCCACTCATTAAATGGCCTGGCGGAAAATCAAAAGAGTATGAACAGATAAAAAGTCTCATACCAAATTTTTCTCGTTACATCGAACCATTTTTTGGTGGTGGTGCTATTTTTTTCAATCTCAAATCAGACAAAGCAGTCATCAATGATATTTGTGAAGAATTAATTGAGTTCTATCGTTTTATCAAAGGTGAAAATAATAAAACAGAATTTAAGCAGTGTTTGTATGATTATGTAGATAATTGGGAAAAGATACCAAGGTATTTAAAAATATTTGAGAATGATTTATTTAATCTTTACGGTGAATATAAGGCAGATAAAAGGACAGAGCAAGGAGTAAAGGAAATTATTACGCACAAACTAAAAGCCAAGGAAGATCAATTCAATGGTCTATTTTCAAAATATTTTGCCCTTGACCCGAATAATTTGTTCGAAGAAATTATAAAAAATTTAATTTCGAAAATGAAACGAACAAAACAAATTGAAAAAGAACGAGGAGCATTGCCAAAAGGCGATTTGCATAAAAATATAGAAACTGCATTTAGGAGTGGTTTTTATATGCATTTCCGAGATGTTATGAATAAAAATGGAACGAAATATAAAACCTCGCTTGCAAAAAAAATAGCAAATTACTATTTCATACGAGAGTTCTGTTACGGCGCAATGTTTAGGTTTAGCTATAGGGGGTATTTTAATATACCTTATGGTGGGATTGCATATAACCAAAAAGATTTTAGAAAAAAAGTTGATTATATTTTCAGTGATGAAGTTGAAAAAGTATTCAAGAATACAAAAATTCTAAATAGTGATTTTGAAGAGATACTTACCAATAAAAATTTGACAGGAAAAGATTTTATTTTTCTTGACCCACCATATGACACTGATTTCAGCAATTATGAAAAGAAAGATTTTGATAAAAAAGATCAAGAACGATTAGCAAATTGTTTGTATAAAACTAAGGCAAAGTTTATCTTGATTATTAAAAAAACGCCATTTATTCATGATCTTTATTCAAAAAGAGTGGGAATAATAATTGATAGTTTTGAAAAAAAATATCTTTACAATATGAAAGGTCGTAACGATAGAAATGTTGAACATCTTATTATTTATAATTACAAATTATGCTAG